TGGAAGATCGCTGGTAGTCGATAACTGAGATCTGCAAGTATCTTAGGGTAAGTAATGTCAATGTGTACAAGTGGATCGACACGCATGGCATTCCTGCGCACCGCATGGGACGCTTCTGGAAGTTCAAGAAAAGCCATGTGGATGCCTGGGTCGAATCTGGTGGCGCGGCGGAACCTGGACTGGGAACGGAAAAACCATGAG
This portion of the Desulfurispirillum indicum S5 genome encodes:
- a CDS encoding helix-turn-helix domain-containing protein, with the translated sequence MTEICKYLRVSNVNVYKWIDTHGIPAHRMGRFWKFKKSHVDAWVESGGAAEPGLGTEKP